A stretch of Plasmodium chabaudi chabaudi strain AS genome assembly, chromosome: 14 DNA encodes these proteins:
- a CDS encoding fam-a protein, which produces MNKFYIQIVLFILSIFVYANNEALATEPASGEDTKPKLRSRYPTPEEIYEKNKHLLRSDHKHTKVIKVMGEIMDEAIKQLEYHATCKDGYKACALNHGDGISYYKKKHDDNTDILKINLNIYASSQYDEIINKYWDPDTPNTFNEATVKIFRVYNPNLLLICQRYKKKSGEPHKYFYAFVSKTEISKDKTIIAMTSSNTTNENSPNIEHKNPILKKADTPYGSLRSKNYIEDQNYKKAFVNLAGYLIEKKGDDLEVTYIESIDGHSSI; this is translated from the exons atgaataaattttatattcaaattgttttatttattttaagcATTTTCGTATATGCAAATAATGAAGCCCTTGCAACTGAGCCTGCTTCAGGAGAAGATACAAAACCCAAACTAAGAAGTCGTTATCCTAC TCCagaagaaatatatgaaaaaaacaagcaCTTATTGCGTTCCGATCACAAGCATACAAAAGTGATCAAAGTTATGGGCGAAATTATGGACGAAGCTATAAAACAATTAGAATACCATGCTACATGTAAAGATGGCTATAAAGCATGTGCACTAAATCATGGTGATGGTATAtcttattataaaaaaaaacatgacGACAATACAGATAttctaaaaattaatttaaatatttatgcttCCAGTCAG tatgatgaaataataaacaaatattggGACCCAGATACCCCCAATACTTTCAATGAGGCCACTGTTAAAA tttTCCGTGTGTACAAtccaaatttattattgataTGCCAAcgttacaaaaaaaaaagtggcGAAcctcataaatatttttatgctttCGTTTCAAAGACTGAA atATCAAAAGACAAAACTATAATTGCTATGACTTCATCAAATACAACTAATGAAAACTCTCCCAATATAGAACATAAAAACccaatattaaaaaaagcagATACGCCCTATGGTTCCTTACGttctaaaaattatattgaagatcaaaattataaaaaagcaTTTGTTAACTTAGCTGGATACCtcattgaaaaaaaaggcGATGATCTTGAAGTCACCTATATCGAATCT aTTGATGGGCATTCTTctatttaa